In Halomicrobium zhouii, the sequence CTCACCATCCTCGTTATCTGCAGCCATCTGAATTCCCCGTATTATTCACATGTTGATTCTCGTCGGACTTAAAGCTAGAGTCTCGCCGCGGACCACAGTCCTTCTGGGTCTGTTCTCCGGAAGTTACTTCGACCGTGTCGATGATTTTCTCTGCCGTCCGGCTGATACGACCGAGTCTTTCGGTGATAGCGTCGCTGTCGTCACCTTCCCACGCTGCGAGGTAGAACGCCGAGTTGTTCGTGTCCAAGTCGAAGTGGCGACCAACGACGTAGGCGACTGCCTCGGCCTCGACTTCCCGTTTCGAGCGCTCCGTCGCGTCGTCGACGTCACTGTGTAGCAGCGCGTGGGCGTACTCGTGGACGAGCGTCGTCGCCAGGTCGGCGTCGTTCTCAGTCTCCTGGACTTCGACGACTGGTGCACTGCCGTCGCCGTCGTACTGACAGACGCCCTTTGCGTCCCCGTGTGACCACTCGTGGTTCGGGACGAGCCGAACGTCGATGCCGAGTTCAGTGGCTGCCTCGAGGAGCTCGGAGACGAGGTCCCCAGCGTCACCGTTTGTCTCAGTATCGAGTTCTGGCAGTGGGTCACCCTCCGTCTGCGAAATGTCGAAGACGGTCGTCGGTCGGAACCCGACCAGTCCTTCCGACCACTCCTCTGGTGGCGTCTCGTCGTACTCGCAATCGATCGAATCGTGGTACGACGGTGCGTTCTGGCACTCCGGACACCGCGTCGTGACGATCGGTGCCCAGATCCAGATGGCTGATTCGCCCTCCGTCACGTGCCGATCGAACTCTGACTGCCAGGTGTGGTAGCCCGCGACTTTTGTTGCCTGGGGGCACTG encodes:
- a CDS encoding ImmA/IrrE family metallo-endopeptidase, with protein sequence MSSQDDQRVSFDDQETRDDEMHSTITEWVEDLADLTDEAATSEQFQEWLDVQSRFHEYSYRNTLLIKAQCPQATKVAGYHTWQSEFDRHVTEGESAIWIWAPIVTTRCPECQNAPSYHDSIDCEYDETPPEEWSEGLVGFRPTTVFDISQTEGDPLPELDTETNGDAGDLVSELLEAATELGIDVRLVPNHEWSHGDAKGVCQYDGDGSAPVVEVQETENDADLATTLVHEYAHALLHSDVDDATERSKREVEAEAVAYVVGRHFDLDTNNSAFYLAAWEGDDSDAITERLGRISRTAEKIIDTVEVTSGEQTQKDCGPRRDSSFKSDENQHVNNTGNSDGCR